A genomic window from Candidatus Dadabacteria bacterium includes:
- the cysS gene encoding cysteine--tRNA ligase → MNLPEIKLYNTATRRKETLSPRTPGKVGIYVCGPTVYDSAHLGHARSAVSFDFIRRFLLHTGYEVMFVRNYTDVDDKIINRAAETGKTSGEISETYIKDYAEDMEALNVMKPDVEPRVTTHMAQIISLVEKIIASGIGYESGGDVFFSVRKFSEYGNLSRRSLDSMLEGVRIDLNEKKDDPLDFALWKAAKPGEPSWESPWGKGRPGWHIECSAMSTEYLGSDFDIHGGGKDLIFPHHENEIAQSCAAGGGFAKYWMHNGLIQINREKMSKSLDNFLTVKQALERWPAEAIRLFFLLHHYRNPADFSEKSLDEAEASLARLYKTVLRARTAEAGGEDDPELAEAVKRFREKSFGAMCDDFNSAGALGHLFDLAREINRSIDSRGGSPQVAPALEAADEFAGVLGILRSDPEQYLKSAPDAEIPESEILKLIEEREAARKGKNWERADEIRNLLAEKGVVLEDTPEGTSWSLKKKL, encoded by the coding sequence ATGAACCTTCCCGAAATCAAACTTTACAACACCGCCACGCGCCGGAAGGAAACGCTCTCGCCGAGAACTCCGGGCAAGGTCGGCATCTATGTCTGCGGGCCCACGGTTTATGACTCCGCCCATCTCGGTCACGCGCGCTCGGCGGTTTCGTTTGACTTCATAAGGCGGTTTCTCCTTCATACGGGATACGAGGTTATGTTTGTGAGAAACTACACCGATGTTGACGACAAGATAATCAACCGCGCCGCCGAGACCGGAAAAACCTCCGGAGAAATTTCCGAGACATACATCAAAGACTACGCGGAAGACATGGAGGCGCTGAATGTTATGAAGCCCGATGTTGAGCCGAGGGTTACGACCCACATGGCGCAAATCATCTCGCTTGTGGAAAAGATAATCGCAAGCGGCATCGGCTATGAATCCGGCGGCGATGTGTTCTTTTCGGTGAGGAAGTTCAGCGAATACGGAAACCTTTCGCGCCGGTCGCTTGACTCAATGCTTGAGGGCGTCCGCATAGACCTGAACGAGAAAAAAGACGACCCTCTTGACTTCGCGCTCTGGAAGGCCGCCAAGCCCGGCGAGCCCAGTTGGGAAAGCCCGTGGGGCAAAGGCAGGCCCGGCTGGCATATAGAGTGCAGCGCGATGAGCACGGAGTATCTGGGAAGCGATTTTGACATCCACGGCGGCGGGAAGGATTTGATTTTCCCCCACCATGAAAATGAAATCGCGCAGTCCTGCGCGGCGGGCGGCGGGTTTGCAAAATACTGGATGCACAACGGGCTTATACAAATCAACAGGGAGAAGATGAGCAAGTCTCTTGACAACTTTCTGACTGTGAAGCAGGCCCTTGAGCGGTGGCCCGCCGAGGCGATACGGCTTTTCTTCCTGTTGCACCACTACCGCAACCCGGCGGACTTTTCGGAAAAGTCTCTGGACGAGGCGGAGGCGTCTCTCGCGCGGCTGTATAAGACAGTGCTTCGCGCAAGGACGGCGGAGGCGGGCGGAGAGGATGACCCCGAACTTGCGGAAGCGGTGAAGAGGTTCAGGGAAAAATCGTTTGGCGCGATGTGTGATGACTTCAACTCTGCGGGCGCGCTGGGGCATCTGTTTGACCTTGCAAGAGAGATAAACCGCTCCATTGATTCGCGCGGCGGCTCGCCTCAGGTTGCCCCGGCTCTTGAAGCGGCGGATGAGTTTGCCGGTGTTCTGGGGATACTGCGCTCCGACCCGGAGCAATACCTGAAGAGCGCGCCGGACGCGGAGATACCGGAGAGCGAGATATTGAAACTGATTGAAGAAAGGGAAGCGGCAAGGAAGGGAAAAAACTGGGAAAGAGCGGATGAAATCCGCAACCTGCTCGCGGAAAAAGGTGTCGTTCTTGAAGACACTCCGGAGGGAACGAGTTGGAGTTTGAAAAAAAAGTTATGA